The following coding sequences lie in one Mycobacterium sp. DL440 genomic window:
- the secA gene encoding preprotein translocase subunit SecA, whose amino-acid sequence MLSKLLRLGEGRMVKRLKKVADYVDTLSDDMEKLSDAELRAKTDEFKKRIADGEDVDDLLPEAFAVAREAAWRVLSQKHFEVQIMGGAALHFGNVAEMKTGEGKTLTAVLPAYLNALGGEGVHVVTVNDYLAKRDSEWMGRVHRFLGLDVGVILSGLTPEERRAAYHADITYGTNNEFGFDYLRDNMAHSTEDMVQRGHNFAIVDEVDSILIDEARTPLIISGPADGASNWYSEFARLTPLMEKDTHYEVDIRKRTIGVHELGVEFVEDQLGIENLYEAANSPLVSYLNNAIKAKELFQRDKDYIVRDGEVLIVDEFTGRVLLGRRYNEGMHQAIEAKEHVEIKAENQTLATITLQNYFRLYDKLSGMTGTAETEAAELHEIYKLGVVPIPTNKPMVRADQGDLIYKTEEAKYIAVVDDVAERYEKGQPVLIGTTSVERSEYLSRQFTKRKIPHNVLNAKYHEQEANIIAEAGRLGAITVATNMAGRGTDIVLGGNADFLADKRLREKGLDPVETPEEYEAAWDDTLTAIKEEANKEAEKVTDAGGLYVLGTERHESRRIDNQLRGRSGRQGDPGESRFYLSLGDELMRRFNGATLESLLTRLNLPDDVPIEAKMVTRAIKSAQTQVEQQNFEVRKNVLKYDEVMNQQRKVIYKERRMLLEGENLQQQARDMLVDVITAYVDGATAEGYAEDWDLAKLWDALKTLYPVGIDHHDLVDSDAVGEPGELTRDELLEALVADADRAYAEREKQLEELAGDGAMRQLERNVLLNVIDRKWREHLYEMDYLKEGIGLRAMAQRDPLVEYQREGYDMFVGMLDALKEESVGFLFNVQVEAAPAPAVAPVAAPSGLAEFAAAAAAKAGEATAADPESGAVATKERPAPALRAKGIDNGATDNGASALTYTGPSEDGTAEVQRSGGAGRHSAAAGGGTRRERREAARKQAKTGRPSKSHRKS is encoded by the coding sequence GTGCTGTCGAAGTTGCTCCGTCTCGGTGAAGGCCGCATGGTCAAGCGCCTCAAGAAGGTGGCCGACTATGTCGACACCTTGTCCGACGACATGGAGAAGCTCTCGGACGCCGAGTTGCGAGCCAAGACCGACGAGTTCAAGAAGCGGATCGCCGACGGCGAGGACGTCGATGACCTGCTGCCCGAGGCGTTCGCGGTGGCCCGTGAGGCGGCGTGGCGGGTGCTGTCGCAAAAGCACTTCGAGGTCCAGATCATGGGTGGCGCGGCGCTGCATTTCGGCAATGTCGCCGAGATGAAGACCGGTGAGGGAAAGACCCTGACCGCGGTGCTGCCCGCCTACCTCAACGCGCTCGGCGGCGAGGGCGTGCACGTCGTCACGGTCAACGACTACCTGGCCAAACGCGACAGCGAGTGGATGGGTCGCGTGCACCGGTTCCTGGGCCTGGACGTGGGCGTCATCCTCTCGGGCTTGACCCCGGAGGAACGCAGGGCGGCCTACCACGCCGACATCACCTACGGCACGAACAACGAGTTCGGCTTCGACTACCTGCGCGACAACATGGCGCATTCCACCGAGGACATGGTCCAGCGTGGCCACAACTTCGCCATCGTCGACGAGGTCGACTCGATCCTCATCGACGAGGCCCGTACCCCGCTGATCATCTCCGGCCCCGCCGACGGCGCCTCCAACTGGTACTCCGAGTTCGCCCGGCTGACCCCGCTGATGGAGAAGGACACCCACTACGAGGTCGACATCCGCAAGCGCACCATCGGTGTGCATGAACTGGGTGTGGAGTTCGTCGAGGATCAGCTGGGCATCGAGAACCTCTACGAGGCCGCCAACTCGCCGCTGGTCAGTTACCTGAACAACGCCATCAAGGCCAAGGAGCTGTTCCAGCGGGACAAGGACTACATCGTCCGCGACGGCGAGGTGCTGATCGTCGACGAGTTCACCGGCCGCGTGCTGCTGGGCCGCCGCTACAACGAGGGCATGCACCAGGCGATCGAGGCCAAAGAGCACGTCGAGATCAAGGCCGAGAACCAGACGTTGGCCACGATCACGCTGCAGAACTACTTCCGGCTCTACGACAAGCTGTCCGGCATGACGGGTACGGCCGAGACCGAGGCCGCCGAGCTGCACGAGATCTACAAGCTGGGTGTGGTGCCCATCCCGACCAACAAGCCGATGGTTCGAGCCGATCAGGGCGACCTGATCTACAAGACCGAGGAAGCCAAGTACATCGCGGTCGTCGACGACGTCGCGGAGCGCTATGAGAAGGGCCAGCCGGTCCTCATCGGTACGACGAGCGTGGAGCGCTCCGAGTACCTGTCGCGGCAGTTCACCAAGCGCAAGATTCCGCACAACGTGCTGAACGCGAAGTACCACGAGCAGGAGGCGAACATCATCGCCGAGGCCGGCCGGCTCGGCGCCATCACCGTCGCCACCAACATGGCCGGTCGCGGTACGGACATCGTGCTCGGCGGCAACGCCGACTTCCTGGCCGACAAGCGGCTGCGCGAAAAGGGCCTGGACCCGGTGGAGACCCCCGAGGAGTACGAGGCCGCCTGGGACGACACCCTCACGGCCATCAAGGAAGAGGCCAACAAGGAGGCCGAGAAGGTCACCGACGCCGGTGGGCTGTACGTGCTGGGTACCGAGCGCCACGAGTCCCGGCGTATCGATAACCAGCTGCGCGGTCGCTCGGGCCGCCAGGGCGACCCGGGCGAGTCCCGCTTCTACCTGTCACTGGGTGACGAGTTGATGCGACGGTTCAACGGCGCGACGCTCGAGTCGCTGTTGACCAGGCTGAACCTGCCCGACGATGTGCCGATCGAGGCGAAGATGGTGACCCGCGCCATCAAGAGCGCCCAGACCCAGGTCGAGCAGCAGAACTTCGAGGTCCGCAAGAACGTCCTCAAATACGACGAGGTGATGAACCAGCAGCGCAAGGTCATCTACAAGGAGCGCCGGATGTTGTTGGAGGGCGAGAACCTCCAACAACAGGCCCGCGACATGCTCGTCGATGTCATCACCGCGTACGTCGACGGTGCCACCGCCGAGGGCTATGCCGAGGACTGGGATCTGGCCAAGCTGTGGGATGCGCTCAAGACGCTGTACCCGGTCGGTATCGACCACCACGACCTGGTCGATTCCGATGCGGTGGGCGAGCCCGGTGAGCTGACCCGCGACGAGTTGCTCGAAGCGCTCGTCGCCGACGCCGACCGTGCCTACGCCGAACGCGAGAAGCAGCTCGAAGAGCTCGCGGGCGACGGTGCCATGCGTCAGCTGGAGCGCAACGTCCTGCTCAACGTGATCGACCGCAAGTGGCGTGAGCACCTCTACGAGATGGATTACCTCAAGGAGGGCATCGGCCTGCGGGCGATGGCGCAGCGCGACCCGCTGGTCGAGTACCAGCGCGAGGGCTACGACATGTTCGTCGGCATGCTCGACGCGCTCAAGGAGGAGTCGGTCGGATTCCTGTTCAACGTTCAGGTCGAGGCCGCGCCTGCGCCTGCCGTGGCACCGGTGGCCGCGCCCAGCGGGCTGGCCGAGTTCGCCGCGGCAGCCGCAGCGAAGGCCGGTGAGGCCACGGCTGCCGATCCGGAGTCGGGTGCGGTGGCGACCAAGGAACGGCCGGCACCCGCGTTGCGTGCCAAGGGGATCGACAACGGGGCAACCGACAATGGGGCATCCGCGCTCACCTATACGGGTCCGTCCGAGGACGGTACCGCCGAAGTGCAGCGCTCCGGTGGTGCCGGACGGCATTCTGCGGCTGCGGGCGGCGGCACTCGCCGTGAGCGTCGCGAAGCGGCCCGCAAGCAGGCCAAGACAGGCCGGCCGTCGAAGTCGCACCGCAAGAGCTAA
- a CDS encoding Rv3235 family protein has product MPTPKLAAQSATANGSRRLPLTAPVIDCEPPALPLGGTPADLPAPPAPCPAPTVLHGHNPRRLRLVSPETDGQVQPGAAQFADMALRRVLEVVDRRRPPSQLKSLMSQLLLDAVIASTASRHGTTASLRRVGLRPAASPEAAELFATYTRGPRVRAIAGRIETRSGRWQLTALQLG; this is encoded by the coding sequence GTGCCCACCCCGAAACTTGCCGCGCAATCCGCCACCGCGAACGGTTCCCGGCGTCTGCCGCTGACCGCCCCGGTCATCGACTGCGAGCCGCCCGCACTGCCCCTGGGAGGCACACCGGCTGACTTGCCGGCACCGCCGGCGCCCTGCCCGGCACCGACCGTGCTACACGGCCACAACCCGCGCCGGTTGCGGTTGGTCAGCCCCGAGACCGACGGGCAAGTGCAGCCCGGCGCCGCGCAGTTCGCCGATATGGCCCTGCGCCGGGTCCTTGAGGTCGTCGATCGGCGCAGGCCACCGTCCCAGCTGAAATCGTTGATGAGCCAACTGCTGCTCGACGCGGTCATCGCCTCCACCGCGTCGCGCCACGGCACCACCGCCAGCCTGCGCCGGGTGGGGTTACGCCCGGCAGCCTCACCCGAGGCCGCCGAGCTGTTCGCCACCTACACCCGCGGCCCGCGGGTGCGCGCCATCGCCGGACGTATCGAAACACGCAGTGGCCGTTGGCAACTCACTGCGCTACAGCTCGGTTAG
- a CDS encoding ABC transporter ATP-binding protein/permease: MVQPSIDWPAEPLRSLLWTLQAWVITLVVFLAVALLIARFTRWGQQFWRVNAPFFSGAGSWRTWALLAFILWHTVYSARVVVIFTYQYADLMNAVQAGAEALATHDGAKLDAARQAFMTSFAISGILVALTVIYTVVDLFLRRVFSIHWRIWLNTRLVDDWMTGDAFYRNRFLDPPVENPDQRIQTDVETFTTKSVDMSIGAVNRSLLIVMFTGVLWQLSGPLQLGGWTIPRAMVFVAFVFSITVTVVAFWIGRPLVRLNFLNERFSASFRYALVRLRDSAERVAFYRGGERERQLLHSRFAEIITNMWRIVFAQLRLGGWNRGVGDVTTGMIPYIVQAPRFFAGQITLGGLLQTVAAFGNVCAAMAFFRESYDEFTVYRAALMRIDQMLAHDHRARELPRISVAATRDSLALTEVQVDDLQGRPMITDLSMVLNPGDSVVVKGPSGCGKTTLLRSLAELWPRTAGLVQYPPGWATLFLPQLPYLPLGDLRASVVYPLPIADVSDSELRDTLRAVALGHLTERLDDEADWSSVLSLGEQQRVSFARVLLVRPRVVFLDESTSALDEGLEDAMYGLVREQLPDCVVVSVGHRSTIDRHHRSRLQLEGSGHWELSVITA, encoded by the coding sequence ATGGTTCAGCCCAGCATCGATTGGCCGGCCGAGCCGCTGCGCTCGCTGCTGTGGACGCTGCAGGCGTGGGTGATCACGCTTGTGGTGTTCCTGGCCGTGGCACTGCTCATCGCGAGATTCACCCGGTGGGGACAGCAGTTCTGGCGGGTCAACGCGCCGTTTTTCAGCGGCGCGGGCAGTTGGCGCACCTGGGCGCTGCTGGCGTTCATCCTCTGGCACACCGTGTATTCGGCGCGGGTGGTGGTGATTTTCACCTACCAGTACGCGGACCTGATGAATGCGGTGCAAGCCGGTGCGGAGGCATTGGCCACCCATGATGGCGCGAAGCTCGACGCTGCACGGCAGGCGTTCATGACGTCGTTTGCGATCAGTGGGATTCTGGTGGCACTCACCGTGATCTACACAGTGGTCGATCTGTTCCTGCGCCGGGTGTTCTCGATTCATTGGCGCATCTGGCTCAACACCCGCCTCGTCGACGACTGGATGACCGGCGATGCGTTCTATCGCAACCGCTTTCTGGACCCGCCGGTGGAGAACCCGGACCAGCGCATCCAGACGGACGTCGAGACGTTCACCACCAAGTCGGTGGACATGAGCATCGGAGCGGTGAACAGGTCGCTGTTGATCGTCATGTTCACCGGCGTGCTGTGGCAACTGTCCGGTCCGTTGCAGTTGGGTGGCTGGACGATTCCGCGGGCCATGGTGTTCGTGGCGTTCGTCTTCTCGATCACGGTGACCGTCGTCGCGTTCTGGATCGGCCGCCCGCTGGTGCGGCTGAACTTCCTCAACGAACGGTTCAGCGCCAGTTTCCGGTACGCGCTGGTTCGATTGCGTGACAGTGCCGAGCGTGTCGCGTTCTACCGCGGCGGGGAGCGCGAACGGCAACTGCTGCACTCCCGGTTCGCCGAGATCATCACCAACATGTGGCGGATCGTGTTCGCCCAGTTGCGGCTGGGCGGCTGGAACCGCGGGGTCGGCGACGTGACGACGGGCATGATTCCCTACATCGTGCAGGCGCCTCGGTTCTTCGCCGGCCAGATCACGCTCGGTGGTCTGCTGCAGACTGTCGCGGCCTTCGGAAATGTTTGTGCCGCAATGGCGTTCTTCCGTGAGAGCTATGACGAGTTCACCGTCTACCGCGCCGCCCTGATGCGTATCGACCAGATGCTCGCTCACGATCACCGGGCACGGGAGTTGCCCAGGATCTCGGTCGCGGCCACCCGGGATTCGCTGGCGCTCACCGAGGTGCAGGTGGATGACCTGCAGGGGCGGCCGATGATCACCGATCTGTCGATGGTGCTGAACCCGGGTGACAGTGTGGTGGTCAAGGGTCCGTCCGGGTGCGGTAAGACCACCCTGCTGCGCAGCCTGGCCGAGTTGTGGCCGCGGACAGCGGGACTGGTGCAGTACCCGCCCGGATGGGCGACGCTGTTCCTGCCCCAATTGCCATACCTGCCACTGGGAGATCTGAGGGCCTCGGTGGTGTACCCGCTGCCGATTGCCGACGTGAGTGACAGCGAACTGCGGGATACGTTGCGCGCGGTGGCCCTCGGGCATCTGACCGAGCGCCTGGACGACGAGGCCGACTGGTCGTCGGTGTTGTCCCTGGGTGAGCAACAGCGGGTCTCCTTTGCGCGGGTGCTGCTGGTCCGTCCGCGGGTGGTGTTCCTCGACGAGTCGACCTCCGCGTTGGACGAGGGACTCGAAGACGCCATGTATGGACTTGTGCGTGAACAGTTACCCGACTGCGTGGTGGTCAGCGTGGGGCACCGGTCCACCATCGACCGTCATCACCGGTCGCGTCTGCAGCTGGAGGGCAGCGGGCACTGGGAGCTCTCGGTGATTACGGCATGA
- a CDS encoding wax ester/triacylglycerol synthase family O-acyltransferase, with translation MVNRLSASDAAFFHLENTATPMYVGSLSILRKPRAGLSYETLLETVEHRLPQIPRYRQKVREVTLGLARPVWVDDRDFDITYHIRRSALPSPGSDAQLHDLIARLGSRPLDRTRPLWEMYLVEGLTKNRIAIYTKTHQALVNGMTALEIGHVIVDRAQKPPEFGEDIWIPTRGPSDRQLVLGAIGEWITRPTTQLAALRDTVAEVATSASELAAVGRRVADVARTVARGTAPSSPLNTTVSRNRRFTVDEHRLEDYRLVRARYNCDINDVVLAVVAGALRNWLLSRGEPVTPTTTVRAMAPMSVYPDAELDSTGPGQAISEVSPFLVDLPVGEGNAVVRLSQIAHATESHSTAASLVDARTIVTLSGFAPPTLHAMGIRVATGFSARLFNLLITNVPGAQKQMYIAGTKLLETYAVPPLLQNQVLAIGVTSYDGKLYFGINADRDAMSDVDVLPSLFRESLEELLEAAR, from the coding sequence ATGGTGAACAGGCTGTCGGCGTCCGACGCAGCGTTCTTCCATCTGGAGAACACCGCCACGCCGATGTACGTCGGGTCCTTGTCGATCCTGCGCAAGCCGCGGGCCGGCCTGAGTTACGAGACCCTGTTGGAGACCGTCGAGCATCGGTTGCCGCAGATTCCGCGTTACCGCCAGAAGGTGCGTGAGGTGACGCTGGGCCTGGCCCGACCGGTGTGGGTGGATGATCGGGATTTCGACATCACCTACCACATCCGGCGTTCGGCGCTGCCGTCTCCGGGCAGCGACGCGCAGCTGCACGACCTGATCGCCCGGCTCGGCTCGCGGCCGTTGGACCGGACCCGTCCGCTGTGGGAGATGTACCTGGTCGAAGGGCTGACCAAGAACCGCATCGCGATCTACACCAAGACACACCAGGCCCTGGTCAACGGGATGACCGCCCTCGAGATCGGGCACGTGATCGTCGACCGCGCGCAGAAGCCGCCGGAGTTCGGCGAGGACATCTGGATCCCGACCCGCGGACCCAGCGACCGTCAGTTGGTACTCGGCGCGATCGGGGAGTGGATCACCCGGCCGACCACGCAGCTCGCCGCCTTGCGCGACACCGTGGCCGAGGTGGCCACGAGTGCCAGCGAACTGGCGGCGGTGGGCCGTCGAGTTGCCGACGTGGCCCGCACGGTGGCACGCGGTACCGCCCCCAGCAGCCCGCTCAACACCACGGTCTCGCGCAATCGCAGGTTCACGGTGGACGAGCATCGGTTGGAGGATTACCGGCTGGTGCGGGCCCGCTACAACTGCGACATCAACGACGTGGTCCTGGCCGTGGTGGCCGGCGCGCTACGCAACTGGCTGCTGTCGCGCGGGGAACCCGTCACCCCGACCACCACGGTGCGGGCGATGGCCCCGATGTCGGTGTACCCGGATGCCGAACTGGATTCCACGGGGCCGGGTCAGGCCATCAGCGAGGTATCGCCGTTCCTGGTCGACCTCCCGGTCGGCGAGGGCAACGCGGTGGTGCGGCTGTCGCAGATCGCTCATGCCACCGAATCGCATTCCACCGCGGCCAGCCTGGTCGACGCGCGGACCATCGTGACGCTGTCCGGATTTGCACCGCCGACCTTGCATGCCATGGGTATTCGGGTGGCGACGGGCTTCTCGGCGCGGCTGTTCAACCTGCTGATCACCAACGTGCCCGGGGCCCAGAAGCAGATGTATATCGCGGGCACCAAATTGCTGGAGACTTACGCGGTGCCGCCACTGTTGCAGAACCAGGTTCTGGCCATCGGGGTGACGTCGTACGACGGCAAGTTGTACTTCGGGATCAATGCCGACCGGGACGCGATGAGTGACGTCGACGTGTTGCCGAGCCTGTTCCGTGAGTCTCTCGAAGAATTGCTCGAGGCGGCCAGATAA
- a CDS encoding BCCT family transporter, whose product MPAEIRKSRSDDNTQDVKKSVVKRTEDALKSVAEVVPHHPVLDVPVEQKAYTRRAGVDWVVFGVTAVIALAFLVWGFVNTGSLAAASSNALSWVMADVGWLFVLTASGFVVFVIWLAMSRYGNIPLGRDDDEPEFRTVSWVAMMFSAGMGIGLMFFGVSEPLSHFDSPPPGTGGPGNPEAAETAMATTMFHWTLHPWAIYAVVGLTIAYGVYRKGRLQLISAAFEPLLGKHASGPWGKVIDMLAIFATLFGSAASLGLGALQIRSGLHIVAGIGETGNAILIGIITVLTVAFVLSAVSGVARGIQWLSNINMVLALGMALFIFLVGPTMFMLNMIPTSIGSYFRDLAQMAARTGAEGDAVSTWLQSWTIFYWAWWISWTPFVGMFIARISRGRTIRQFVTGVLLVPSVVSVVWFCVFGGAAIFEQQNGVDLAGMGSQEKQLFSLLGEYPIATVTSVVVMLLVAIFFVSGADAASIVMGSLSERGTIKPTRPTVIFWGVATGAVAAVMLLVGGADALNGLQSITIIVAVPFVLVMIGLAVSLVRDLRQDPLVVRREYALEAVNDAVVAGVTQHGDDFVISVEKDPQADDRRDAEDD is encoded by the coding sequence ATGCCAGCTGAGATACGAAAAAGTCGATCCGACGACAACACGCAAGACGTCAAGAAATCAGTAGTCAAAAGAACTGAAGATGCGCTCAAGTCGGTTGCCGAGGTGGTACCCCACCATCCGGTGCTCGACGTCCCGGTCGAACAGAAGGCCTACACCCGCCGGGCCGGCGTCGACTGGGTGGTGTTCGGGGTCACCGCCGTCATCGCTCTCGCATTCCTGGTCTGGGGCTTCGTCAACACCGGTTCTCTTGCCGCGGCATCGTCGAACGCACTCAGTTGGGTGATGGCCGATGTCGGTTGGCTGTTCGTCCTGACCGCGTCCGGGTTCGTGGTCTTCGTGATCTGGCTGGCCATGAGCCGCTACGGCAACATCCCGCTGGGCCGTGACGACGATGAACCGGAGTTCCGCACGGTGTCCTGGGTGGCGATGATGTTCAGCGCCGGCATGGGGATCGGTCTGATGTTCTTCGGGGTTTCCGAGCCGCTGTCGCATTTCGACTCCCCGCCACCGGGCACCGGCGGGCCGGGCAATCCCGAGGCCGCGGAGACCGCGATGGCCACCACGATGTTCCACTGGACGCTGCACCCGTGGGCGATCTACGCCGTCGTCGGCCTGACCATTGCCTACGGCGTCTATCGCAAGGGCCGCCTGCAGCTGATCAGTGCGGCGTTCGAGCCACTGCTGGGTAAACACGCCAGCGGGCCGTGGGGCAAGGTGATCGACATGCTGGCGATCTTCGCCACGCTGTTCGGGTCCGCGGCCTCGCTGGGCCTCGGCGCGCTGCAGATCCGCAGCGGATTGCACATCGTCGCCGGAATCGGTGAAACCGGCAATGCCATCTTGATCGGCATCATCACGGTCCTGACCGTCGCGTTCGTCCTGTCGGCGGTGTCGGGGGTGGCGCGCGGGATCCAGTGGCTGTCCAACATCAACATGGTGCTGGCGCTGGGGATGGCGCTGTTCATCTTCCTGGTGGGCCCGACCATGTTCATGCTGAACATGATTCCGACCTCCATCGGCAGCTATTTCCGAGATCTCGCGCAGATGGCCGCCCGGACGGGCGCCGAAGGCGACGCGGTCAGCACCTGGCTGCAGAGCTGGACCATCTTCTATTGGGCATGGTGGATCTCCTGGACCCCCTTTGTCGGGATGTTCATCGCCAGGATTTCCCGTGGCCGCACCATCCGGCAATTCGTGACGGGCGTGCTGCTCGTGCCCAGCGTGGTGTCGGTGGTCTGGTTCTGTGTGTTCGGCGGCGCGGCCATCTTCGAGCAGCAGAACGGGGTGGACCTGGCCGGAATGGGCAGCCAGGAGAAGCAGCTGTTCAGTTTGCTCGGCGAGTATCCGATCGCGACGGTCACCAGTGTGGTGGTGATGTTGCTGGTCGCCATCTTCTTCGTGTCCGGTGCGGATGCCGCGTCGATCGTGATGGGTTCGCTGTCCGAGCGCGGCACCATCAAACCGACCCGGCCCACGGTGATCTTCTGGGGCGTCGCGACCGGTGCGGTGGCGGCCGTCATGCTGCTGGTCGGCGGTGCCGACGCGCTGAACGGTCTGCAGTCGATCACGATCATCGTCGCGGTGCCGTTCGTCCTGGTGATGATCGGGCTCGCGGTGTCGCTGGTTCGGGACCTGCGGCAGGATCCGTTGGTGGTGCGCCGCGAGTACGCGTTGGAAGCCGTCAACGATGCGGTGGTCGCCGGTGTCACCCAGCACGGCGACGATTTCGTGATCTCGGTGGAGAAGGACCCGCAAGCCGACGACCGAAGAGACGCCGAGGACGATTAA